One window of the Halobacteriovorax sp. JY17 genome contains the following:
- a CDS encoding HipA domain-containing protein translates to MYLNLQISNNGQWQDAAILELTGELPQGLKASTILQYQIDYASSNLNSNDSRALSLNEVVNFSPKNKNTFPAFCFDIIPAGRAKEFWLDRLDLEDRPSSNWELLKLGAMTPPGNIRVKEAYETLVQMDHPGFSKDDVIRMKEEFIDHAEKCGAPISGSSGANGEAKKFLLTEDIHGRFHPTGIIPLEKRKKEWIIKFPRDKYDEDLEVLRAEDYFHKIAMNLNLKTFGETSFSERCLFVERFDVFYESSIENRYGLESIASAMNIAQFGKSLIHFDVIKNLKEHSTSYEADLLEYFKRDLLNLTMGNHDNHSRNTSYLKKNNEITLSPLYDFCPMFLDSTGVSRTIRWGECEENKDVNWNRVFSQLIELKLLRPENKEMLISSLIEMLENLPGVMKSYDIYEEITDYITPRREKNLGGLENAQKR, encoded by the coding sequence ATGTATCTAAATTTGCAAATATCCAATAATGGTCAATGGCAAGATGCTGCAATACTTGAACTTACAGGCGAGCTGCCTCAGGGACTTAAGGCAAGTACCATATTACAATATCAAATAGATTACGCCTCAAGTAATCTAAATAGTAATGACTCTAGGGCGCTGTCTTTAAATGAAGTTGTTAACTTCTCACCAAAGAATAAGAATACATTTCCAGCATTTTGCTTTGATATAATTCCAGCAGGTAGAGCGAAAGAGTTTTGGCTAGATAGGCTAGATTTAGAGGATAGACCTTCAAGTAATTGGGAGCTTTTAAAGCTTGGGGCAATGACCCCTCCTGGAAATATTCGTGTAAAAGAGGCCTATGAAACTTTAGTTCAGATGGATCACCCTGGTTTTTCAAAGGATGATGTCATAAGAATGAAAGAAGAGTTTATAGACCATGCTGAAAAGTGTGGGGCTCCTATTAGTGGAAGCTCTGGTGCGAATGGGGAAGCCAAGAAATTTCTTCTAACTGAAGATATTCATGGAAGATTTCATCCGACGGGCATCATTCCTTTAGAGAAAAGAAAGAAGGAGTGGATCATAAAGTTTCCTCGAGATAAATATGATGAAGATTTAGAAGTTCTAAGGGCAGAAGATTATTTTCATAAGATTGCAATGAATTTAAACTTGAAAACTTTTGGAGAAACGAGTTTTAGTGAAAGATGTCTCTTTGTTGAAAGGTTCGATGTTTTCTACGAGAGCAGTATTGAAAATCGATATGGACTTGAATCCATTGCTTCAGCAATGAATATTGCTCAGTTTGGAAAGTCTCTTATTCATTTTGATGTTATTAAAAACCTAAAAGAACACTCAACAAGTTATGAGGCAGATCTTTTAGAGTATTTTAAAAGAGATTTGTTGAACTTAACGATGGGAAACCATGATAATCATTCTCGAAATACATCATATTTGAAAAAAAATAATGAGATCACGTTAAGTCCATTATATGACTTTTGCCCAATGTTTCTAGACTCTACCGGAGTATCTAGAACAATTCGCTGGGGAGAGTGTGAAGAGAATAAAGATGTAAACTGGAATAGGGTATTTAGTCAGCTCATAGAGCTAAAACTTTTAAGGCCAGAGAATAAAGAAATGCTAATTTCTTCACTGATTGAGATGCTTGAAAATCTCCCGGGAGTAATGAAGAGTTACGATATCTACGAAGAGATTACTGATTACATAACTCCTAGAAGAGAGAAGAACTTAGGAGGGTTAGAAAATGCGCAGAAAAGATAA
- a CDS encoding helix-turn-helix transcriptional regulator, with amino-acid sequence MRRKDNAEILLRELYEKLEVGEIELPDAIRSMRKTMGITQENFSKMIGVDKRVLAGFENGSGNPTLKIMNKILGVFGLKLTARRP; translated from the coding sequence ATGCGCAGAAAAGATAATGCTGAAATTCTTCTTCGTGAGCTCTATGAAAAATTAGAGGTCGGTGAAATAGAGCTACCTGATGCAATAAGATCGATGAGAAAAACTATGGGGATTACTCAAGAAAATTTTTCTAAAATGATAGGGGTTGATAAGAGAGTTTTGGCCGGCTTTGAAAATGGAAGCGGAAATCCGACTCTTAAAATAATGAATAAGATTCTTGGTGTATTTGGTCTTAAGCTAACGGCAAGAAGGCCTTGA
- a CDS encoding helix-turn-helix transcriptional regulator, with protein MDTVVSNNESIVGALGVRIRSYKKEHPNLSGAQIARRFNMTSSSLNRIENGDVRVPTIDQVLKILRGTGATGDILKYLDENYPSIAETYREVYDTRNTEFVPQDLECHLNDKDKFLIILLALTGDGTTREEVLREFGRKGLSELEYLLEKGHLIEEDGVVGKNDKVLTMGMETVKKLLAYSVEECFKTEMCSEKLNSILYKTAAVKDKNVIKRIRAVLNDARHEIDKILEDPENLGSERIFIGMVSDSLISEYPVVGGVQ; from the coding sequence ATGGACACAGTGGTATCTAACAATGAATCAATTGTTGGTGCACTCGGAGTTAGGATAAGGAGCTACAAAAAAGAGCATCCAAATCTTAGCGGAGCGCAGATAGCAAGGCGATTCAATATGACGTCATCGTCATTAAATCGAATTGAAAATGGAGACGTCCGAGTTCCAACAATCGATCAAGTCTTAAAGATTTTAAGAGGAACTGGAGCAACTGGTGATATCTTAAAATATCTAGACGAGAATTATCCTTCGATCGCAGAAACTTACCGAGAGGTTTACGATACAAGAAATACTGAGTTTGTTCCTCAGGATCTCGAATGTCATCTAAACGACAAAGATAAATTCCTCATCATCCTTCTTGCTTTAACTGGAGATGGAACAACGAGAGAAGAAGTTCTCAGAGAGTTTGGTCGCAAGGGTCTATCCGAGCTTGAGTACCTTCTTGAGAAGGGACATCTAATTGAGGAAGATGGTGTTGTTGGGAAGAATGATAAGGTTCTTACGATGGGGATGGAAACAGTTAAAAAATTGTTGGCATATTCTGTGGAAGAATGCTTTAAAACAGAAATGTGTTCAGAGAAGCTTAATTCAATATTATACAAAACTGCAGCAGTTAAAGATAAAAATGTAATAAAAAGAATCAGAGCAGTATTAAATGATGCTCGACATGAGATTGATAAAATCCTTGAGGACCCAGAGAACCTCGGTTCTGAGAGAATTTTTATTGGTATGGTTTCGGACTCTTTAATTAGCGAGTACCCAGTGGTGGGGGGTGTACAATGA
- a CDS encoding XRE family transcriptional regulator: MENKTIAEVLAEHILNYKKEHPSLSSQQIAKKFGVTSSSFNRIERGDVSSPTIDQVVKILGGVGRHAEIVGYLNDYYPIISKTFRDFYVTEDGSNSGDKIKHFIQQKEFCVIILYSLVGNGVSRDEIKRVFGEVGESRLQHLIDHNVLAINTKGIIGKIDYYMDIGIEVVSKVACIALDECFKLVTKDYGYSRIDFKAKSVDKEKAMPKVVNILLKASEDIEKIVDSDEYKGDYPMFYVLCTDSLYPKIK; this comes from the coding sequence ATGGAAAATAAAACGATTGCTGAAGTCTTAGCCGAACATATTTTAAATTATAAAAAAGAGCATCCTAGTTTAAGTAGTCAGCAGATTGCTAAGAAATTTGGTGTCACGAGTTCTTCTTTTAATAGAATTGAGAGAGGTGATGTATCAAGCCCGACTATTGATCAAGTCGTAAAGATTCTCGGAGGAGTTGGACGGCACGCTGAAATTGTGGGCTATCTCAATGATTATTACCCAATTATTTCAAAAACCTTTAGAGACTTCTATGTCACGGAAGATGGATCAAATTCTGGCGATAAAATTAAGCACTTCATCCAGCAAAAAGAGTTTTGCGTTATTATTCTATATTCTTTAGTAGGTAATGGCGTAAGTCGAGATGAAATTAAAAGAGTATTTGGAGAGGTTGGAGAGTCTAGACTTCAACACCTTATAGATCACAATGTACTTGCAATTAACACAAAGGGAATAATAGGAAAGATTGATTATTATATGGATATTGGAATTGAAGTCGTATCAAAAGTTGCTTGCATCGCCCTTGATGAGTGTTTTAAATTAGTTACGAAAGATTACGGCTATAGCAGAATTGATTTCAAGGCAAAAAGTGTTGATAAAGAAAAGGCTATGCCCAAAGTGGTTAATATTCTTTTAAAAGCTTCTGAGGATATAGAAAAGATAGTAGATAGTGATGAGTATAAGGGAGACTATCCAATGTTCTACGTCCTCTGCACAGACAGCCTATACCCAAAAATAAAATAA
- a CDS encoding Hsp70 family protein gives MVEVLKYTLDFGTSNTLLGAITALGRVPSIPLDFKNINNPHVIKSLIYTPNEHEWYFGVECYDKYLEYEGEGRFFRSFKTLLSRESFEGTMIHGKRVGVVELVARYLREVRHRANSFYQQDVTRVVCGRPVRFGDSKKSDDVALSRLKEALRLAGFVDIEFTYEPVAAARSMKINLKSEAKVLVADLGAGTSDFSIINMKNGTFSPSDILSVSGVNVAGDSFDYSLMKNFILPEFGSRIKYKRPGSSVEHGISKTLIQQMSTPAIFSLINDSKIESYIEDAQDFVTNPQDLKRLENLESLFDSKLGFDLMKEVELAKIDLSKFMERELDYSKNGVIFKARIERGKYEESSKYVEDKVFEALEVALLKAELKDMEIDAIICTGGSVQNPNFLKLIKNKFGKEKVLLSNDQCDVVGGLN, from the coding sequence GTGGTAGAAGTATTGAAGTATACTTTAGATTTTGGAACAAGTAATACTCTTCTTGGAGCAATCACTGCGCTAGGAAGAGTTCCTTCTATTCCTCTAGATTTTAAAAATATTAATAATCCTCACGTTATTAAATCTTTAATTTACACTCCAAATGAACATGAGTGGTACTTTGGAGTCGAGTGCTATGATAAGTATCTTGAGTATGAAGGCGAGGGGCGATTCTTTAGATCCTTTAAGACATTACTTTCAAGAGAGAGTTTTGAAGGAACAATGATTCATGGAAAGAGGGTTGGAGTTGTTGAACTTGTTGCCAGATACTTGCGAGAAGTAAGGCATAGGGCGAATAGCTTCTATCAACAAGACGTGACTCGAGTTGTCTGTGGAAGGCCAGTGCGCTTTGGGGATTCTAAGAAGTCTGATGATGTCGCCCTTTCTAGATTGAAGGAGGCCCTTAGGCTTGCAGGATTTGTAGATATAGAATTTACCTACGAGCCTGTGGCCGCAGCTAGAAGTATGAAGATTAATTTAAAAAGCGAAGCCAAAGTCTTAGTTGCAGATCTTGGAGCGGGAACAAGTGACTTTAGTATTATTAATATGAAAAATGGAACATTCTCTCCTTCAGATATTCTTTCTGTTAGCGGAGTGAATGTTGCCGGAGATAGTTTTGATTACTCATTGATGAAAAACTTTATCCTTCCTGAATTTGGTTCTCGAATAAAGTACAAAAGACCAGGAAGTTCAGTTGAGCATGGAATTTCTAAAACACTTATTCAGCAAATGAGTACTCCTGCAATATTCTCTCTTATTAATGATTCGAAGATTGAGAGTTATATTGAGGACGCGCAGGACTTTGTCACAAATCCGCAAGATTTAAAGAGATTAGAAAATCTAGAGAGCTTATTTGATTCAAAGCTTGGCTTTGATCTTATGAAGGAGGTGGAACTCGCAAAAATAGATCTATCAAAATTTATGGAAAGAGAGCTTGATTACAGTAAAAATGGAGTCATATTTAAGGCAAGAATTGAAAGAGGCAAGTATGAGGAGTCTTCAAAGTATGTAGAGGATAAAGTTTTTGAGGCTTTAGAGGTAGCACTTCTTAAAGCAGAATTAAAAGACATGGAGATTGATGCAATCATCTGCACTGGAGGCAGTGTTCAAAACCCAAATTTTTTAAAACTGATCAAGAATAAGTTTGGAAAAGAAAAGGTCTTATTATCAAATGATCAATGTGATGTGGTTGGAGGGCTTAATTAA
- a CDS encoding type II toxin-antitoxin system HipA family toxin, with product MKKGLVYYKDKLAGEITETDDGDFIFLYSKSYLEDMAALPLSYSLPLQREAFSSQYINGFFDGLLPEGWILGLASTYWKYHPIRDRFNLLLKTCQDPIGAVSIVQSSTEELREEPSPDIYKERKITNPGKCLYCYEKLENGEFHEKCSTQFFKSNNPPSIYLNREILNELSLLNIKNGNTIPGVQNKISLSLQKNGKSERLTLAHLSGNYILKPKGKIPHIPENEDLILKLARSYGMSTAESTLVFLESNELALLIKRFDREDDGSKIHMEDFCQILDQITERKYIGSYQKVAKTLRKYCAENAPADQLLRLFELIVFSFIVGNSDLHLKNISVLLNEKASLSPAFDLLSFEIYQEDFKEHDNEQMALSINGKKNKLNREDFDKLANIFEIKEKVRNYIYKKFESKVSLWDELISKSFLPENKKEKLKSLIRERMSLFIGP from the coding sequence ATGAAAAAAGGGCTAGTCTATTACAAGGATAAACTTGCAGGTGAGATCACTGAAACTGATGATGGTGACTTTATATTCTTATATTCAAAAAGCTATCTTGAAGACATGGCCGCACTCCCGCTAAGCTACTCTCTCCCTTTACAGCGTGAAGCTTTTTCTTCTCAGTATATTAATGGATTCTTTGATGGTCTACTCCCTGAAGGTTGGATCCTAGGACTTGCCTCAACGTACTGGAAGTACCATCCAATTAGAGACCGCTTTAACTTACTTCTTAAAACTTGCCAGGATCCAATAGGTGCAGTCTCTATTGTTCAGTCCTCAACTGAAGAACTAAGAGAAGAACCTTCTCCAGACATTTATAAAGAAAGAAAAATCACAAATCCAGGAAAGTGCTTATACTGCTACGAAAAATTAGAGAATGGAGAATTTCATGAAAAGTGTTCTACTCAATTCTTTAAAAGCAATAACCCTCCTTCAATATATTTGAATAGAGAGATTTTAAATGAGCTATCCCTTCTAAATATTAAAAATGGTAACACTATTCCAGGAGTACAAAATAAAATTTCACTCTCCCTACAGAAAAATGGAAAGAGTGAACGACTAACACTAGCTCATCTCTCGGGAAACTATATTCTTAAACCTAAAGGAAAGATTCCTCACATACCAGAGAATGAAGATCTTATTTTAAAGCTAGCAAGATCTTATGGTATGTCTACAGCAGAGTCTACTTTGGTTTTTCTTGAAAGTAATGAGCTCGCTCTACTTATAAAGAGGTTTGATAGAGAGGATGATGGTTCAAAAATCCACATGGAAGACTTTTGTCAAATACTTGATCAGATTACAGAAAGAAAATATATTGGAAGCTACCAAAAGGTAGCAAAGACTTTAAGAAAGTATTGCGCAGAAAATGCTCCAGCAGATCAGCTTCTTAGGCTTTTTGAATTAATTGTATTTTCATTTATTGTAGGAAACTCTGATCTTCATCTAAAGAATATTAGTGTTCTACTTAATGAGAAAGCATCCCTCTCTCCTGCCTTTGACTTATTAAGTTTTGAAATTTACCAGGAAGACTTCAAAGAGCACGACAATGAGCAAATGGCATTATCAATCAATGGCAAGAAGAACAAACTGAACCGAGAAGACTTTGACAAACTGGCCAATATATTTGAAATAAAAGAAAAAGTAAGAAATTACATCTACAAGAAATTTGAGTCCAAAGTTTCTTTATGGGACGAACTTATCTCTAAGTCTTTTCTTCCAGAAAATAAGAAAGAAAAACTAAAGTCTCTTATAAGAGAAAGAATGTCTCTATTTATTGGCCCCTAA
- a CDS encoding helix-turn-helix domain-containing protein: MKEKSLISTVVATERKKLGYTQEEFSLRCGVSLSFLRSLEQGKPTLRLDKVNEVLNFLGFTLTPTRDTK, from the coding sequence ATGAAGGAAAAATCTCTAATTTCAACAGTAGTAGCAACTGAACGGAAAAAGCTTGGATACACACAAGAGGAGTTCTCCCTAAGGTGCGGGGTAAGCTTGAGCTTTCTTAGAAGCCTAGAGCAGGGAAAGCCAACACTAAGGCTCGACAAGGTTAACGAAGTTCTAAACTTTCTAGGATTTACATTAACTCCAACTAGAGATACTAAATGA
- a CDS encoding sugar transferase gives MKRLFDLFLSITLLILLCPLIVFCFLLVKFTSKGPALYWSKRVGINNCIFLMPKFRSMKIHTPQLATHLLTDSDNFLTPVGSFIRKTSLDELPQLWSVLSGDMSFVGPRPALFNQDDLIKLRTEAGVHTLKPGITGYAQINGRDSISIDEKAKLDSFYLENNGILFDFKIILSTAFAVLKKNNISH, from the coding sequence ATGAAAAGACTTTTTGATTTATTCCTTAGTATCACCCTTTTAATACTTCTATGCCCTTTAATAGTTTTTTGCTTTTTACTTGTAAAGTTCACTAGCAAAGGACCTGCTTTATATTGGTCTAAAAGAGTGGGAATTAATAATTGTATATTTCTGATGCCCAAATTTAGATCGATGAAAATCCATACACCTCAATTGGCCACTCACCTCTTAACTGACTCAGATAACTTTTTAACTCCAGTAGGTTCTTTTATTAGAAAGACAAGTTTAGATGAGCTCCCACAGCTCTGGAGTGTTTTATCTGGAGATATGTCATTTGTTGGTCCAAGGCCTGCTTTATTTAATCAAGATGATCTCATAAAACTTAGAACAGAGGCCGGTGTTCATACCTTAAAACCAGGAATTACAGGCTACGCACAAATTAATGGTAGAGATTCCATTTCAATTGATGAGAAAGCAAAATTAGATTCATTCTACTTAGAAAATAATGGAATTCTTTTTGATTTTAAAATTATTCTCTCAACAGCTTTTGCTGTTTTAAAGAAAAATAATATTTCTCATTAA
- a CDS encoding nucleoside-diphosphate sugar epimerase/dehydratase, whose translation MTIQDKIIIYRKRLIAMTHDALWCVVGLLFSFSLAYGDLYFFSSKKLHFFSIILITCSIQFLCLNLSGLYRGIWRFSSTHDLLNLIRGVTGGVALSALGIFLFNRLEGVPRSVFIIDWLILVVALGGGRLGYRILREYLGVRASNGDLMTRSIIVGAGAAGEQLVRDIRRTPHLGTKVVAFIDDDLEKRNKTLHKVSIVGGVSDLRQAVKEYKATRVYIAIPSATSSQVDRIVKSCRDTGVEFKTLPPTKDILLGEASVEQLREVQPEDLLGRDQVELDKASIRNMVSNETIMVTGAGGSIGSELCRQIASFSPRKIIFFEMGEFNLYQLEQDIKEKFPNLNYEICIGDVRDRNSVEKVIKDFSPKVIFHAAAYKHVPIMETNPNEAIKTNIFGTKNVAELASKYKVKRFVLISTDKAVRPTNAMGATKRVAEMVCQEIQASSPETKFMLVRFGNVLGSSGSVIPLFKKQIQMGGPVTVTHPEVTRFFMSIPEACQLVLQAGAIGKGGEVFLLDMGKSVKIIHLAKQMISLHGLTEEDIKIEFTGLRPGEKLYEELLLAGEDTLPTVHPLLKVAKHNGSHCSVDEIVHTLKSSETDTPNSIKMKLKKLVEDYEYYLEKDIETSAEKIESLQ comes from the coding sequence ATGACAATACAAGATAAGATAATCATCTATAGAAAGAGACTTATTGCGATGACGCATGATGCTCTTTGGTGTGTCGTAGGCCTACTCTTCAGTTTTTCACTTGCTTATGGGGATCTTTACTTTTTCTCCTCTAAGAAACTACATTTTTTTTCAATAATCTTAATCACTTGTTCTATTCAATTTCTTTGTTTAAATCTGTCGGGACTCTATAGAGGAATCTGGAGATTTTCCTCAACTCATGATCTCTTAAATTTAATTAGGGGTGTCACAGGCGGAGTAGCTCTATCAGCTTTGGGAATTTTCCTTTTTAATCGATTAGAAGGAGTGCCTAGATCAGTTTTTATTATCGATTGGCTTATATTAGTAGTTGCTCTTGGTGGTGGGAGGCTTGGTTATAGGATATTAAGAGAATATCTTGGAGTTAGGGCCAGCAATGGTGATCTGATGACAAGATCAATTATTGTTGGGGCAGGAGCTGCGGGTGAGCAACTCGTTAGAGATATTAGAAGAACTCCTCATTTAGGAACTAAGGTTGTTGCCTTTATTGATGACGATTTAGAAAAGAGAAATAAAACTCTGCATAAGGTTTCAATTGTTGGAGGAGTTTCTGATCTTCGACAAGCTGTAAAAGAATATAAAGCGACAAGAGTCTATATCGCGATTCCAAGTGCCACTTCATCTCAGGTCGATAGAATTGTAAAAAGCTGTAGAGATACTGGTGTAGAGTTTAAGACATTACCTCCTACAAAAGATATTTTACTTGGAGAAGCAAGTGTTGAGCAATTAAGAGAGGTTCAACCTGAGGATTTACTTGGAAGAGATCAGGTAGAGCTTGATAAGGCCTCTATTAGAAATATGGTTTCAAATGAAACGATTATGGTCACTGGTGCAGGTGGATCAATTGGTTCGGAGTTGTGTAGGCAAATTGCGAGCTTTAGTCCTAGAAAAATAATCTTCTTTGAAATGGGAGAATTTAATCTCTATCAATTAGAGCAAGATATTAAAGAGAAGTTTCCAAACCTAAATTATGAAATCTGTATTGGTGATGTGAGAGACAGGAATTCAGTTGAGAAAGTGATAAAAGATTTCTCTCCAAAAGTTATTTTCCACGCAGCTGCTTATAAGCATGTTCCTATTATGGAAACGAATCCAAATGAGGCTATCAAGACAAATATTTTTGGAACAAAGAATGTTGCCGAGCTCGCTTCAAAATATAAAGTTAAGCGCTTTGTTCTAATCTCTACAGATAAGGCGGTTAGGCCAACAAATGCAATGGGGGCAACGAAAAGGGTTGCAGAGATGGTTTGCCAGGAGATTCAAGCGAGTAGTCCTGAGACTAAGTTTATGCTTGTACGTTTTGGGAATGTTCTTGGAAGTAGTGGAAGCGTTATTCCTCTATTTAAAAAACAAATTCAAATGGGCGGTCCAGTTACTGTCACTCACCCAGAAGTAACAAGATTCTTTATGTCGATCCCTGAAGCTTGTCAGCTAGTTCTTCAAGCTGGGGCAATTGGAAAAGGTGGAGAGGTTTTTCTTCTTGATATGGGAAAATCTGTTAAAATTATTCATCTAGCTAAACAGATGATCTCACTCCATGGCTTAACTGAAGAAGATATAAAGATTGAGTTTACAGGCCTTCGTCCTGGAGAGAAGCTTTATGAAGAACTTCTTCTTGCTGGTGAAGATACCCTTCCGACAGTTCATCCACTTCTAAAAGTTGCCAAGCATAATGGGTCTCATTGTAGTGTAGATGAAATTGTTCATACTTTGAAATCTAGTGAAACTGATACTCCTAATTCAATTAAAATGAAGCTTAAAAAATTAGTTGAAGATTATGAGTACTATCTTGAGAAAGATATAGAAACAAGTGCAGAAAAGATTGAAAGCCTTCAGTAA